Sequence from the Nitrospirota bacterium genome:
GTGGACATCAAATTGCGGATAGAGGCCCCAAATGATACGGTACCGCCGATCTGATGGCGGATAAATAAGATGCCCGTATCGGGAGGAGCGGGACGCAACGTCAACGACACCGGATGGCCCGTATGGAGCCCGACACCGGAGCAAGAAACCGTACGGCTAATAGTATGCTGCTGACGCATCAGTGTCCTCAAATCCCGCTTTGATTAAAGCAATGTGGATGCCAAAAAATCATCTCCCATTTTACGAATCAAACTGTTGAAATTATTGGAAATATATTTCCATGCCGACCGCTATCTGTTGTAAAAACAAAACATGTGTGACTTTTTCACCGTAGGTAAAAGAACATCGCAGCATCCCGCCCATTCCTCATTATCGGCGCCCAGAACCCAATTATTTTGCGATCACTCTTCATTGCGGGTAAAAACTTGAACATGCTACAGTGCCGCATCACTACCGGATGAAAATATTTTTCATGCAAGAACCGAATGAAAAGCTTATTGCCAAGAAGGAAGAATGGGCCAAGGTTAAGCGTGGACTCGTCGAGGACGGTGTGGTGCAAGACCATCGGGCCAGGGGCAATCGGCTCCCGCCAGGTCAGCACCTCAGCAAGGGCTGGCCGGTGTTGGACCTAGGCATCCACCCCGATCTGCCGCTAGATAAATGGACGCTGACCGTCAGCGGACTTATTGAGCATCCCTTCACCTGGACCTGGGAGCAATTTCTGGCTCAGCCGCAGGTTGAACTTATCACCGACTTTCATTGCGTCACGACCTGGAGCACTTTCGACAACATCTGGCAAGGCGTCCTGTTCCGTCACATCATGCAAGTAGCCACGCTCAAGCCAGAAGCCAAGTTCGTCTACTTCACCGGTTATGATAACTATTCCACCAACCTGCCGCTGGACGCCTGCGACGACGATGATGTGCTCCTGATTCACAGCTGGAACGGCAACTCGCTCCCCAAAGAGCACGGCGGGCCGGTGCGAATGCATATCCCAAAACGCTACGCCTGGAAGGGCTCAAAGTGGGTGAAGGAAATTATCTTTCTGGAAAACGACAAACCGGGGTATTGGGAAGTGCGCGGCTACTCGAATACGGCGTTCCCCTGGGACGAAGACCGGTACGCATGAAGAACTGACGATTGATTCATTACATCAATATTGTTCGATTGAACCGATCGTCAATGAACCGATGGGGCCATTCTTACGGCCTGGGCTCCAGCTCGATCAATCCCTTCCGAATCGCCAGAATCGCCGCCTGCGTCCGGTCGTAGACCTGCAGCTTATGAAAAATATTCCGCACATGGTTTTTGACGGTCTTTTCGCTTAGATCAAGATTGTTGGCGATTTCCTTGTTCGTCTTCCCGTCTGCCACGAGCCGCAGCACGGTGATCTCCCGTTCCGTCAAATCATGCTCTACCCAGCCCGGCTTCTTGCCCTTGCGTTGAGCCAACAAGGAAAACTCCGCGAGAATCTTGCTGGCCACCGAGGGATGGATGAGCGATTCGCCTCGATAGACGGCCCGAATCGCCGCCACGATCTGCGCCGAATCCGTGTCTTTGAGCAAGTATCCGGTCGCACCCGCCCGGACCAGATCGAAGATATATTGCTGTTCTTCATACATCGTCAGCGCAATGATGCCGATATGCGGAAATTCCCGTTTAATGATCCGCGTCGCCTCGACCCCGCCCATCCGGGGCATACTGACATCCATCAGGATCACGTCCGGCACGAGCGAGCGGGCTTTCTCAACGGCCTCCTGGCCATCCTGCGCCTCCCCGACTACTTCGATATTTTCCTTGGTCTTCAGGATGGCGGAGAGTCCCTCCCGAACCACGCGGTGATCGTCCGAGATGAGAACCTTAATACGCTCCATGTGACTCGGCCTCCTTCTGGGTCAGCGGCACGGCGATCTGAATTCTCGTCCCCTTGCCTTTTTTGGATTCGATGCTGGCCTTCCCACCCACCAGTCGTGCCCGTTCGACAATTCCACGGAGACCGAAATGGTCCCACTTTTCAGGGTCCTGCGACACCGCGTCCATGTCGAAGCCGATGCCGGCGTCAGTGATCGTGGCGGTGAGTGCCTCGCGGCCGATTTCGAGCCGAACCGACACGCGATCCGCCTTGGCATGCTTTTGTACATTGCTCAGCGCTTCTTGCAAGATACGGAACAGGAAGATCTTGGTCTTGGGGAATAAGGTGGTTTCGTCCCCGGCGACCGAAAATTCCGTCTTGATGTGGTATTGGGTTTCATACGACTGCAAATAATTCGTCAGGGCCGGGATCAGCTCCATTTTGTCATAGTGCAGGGGCCGAAGGTTGAAGATAACCTGGCGGGCCTCCTGGATGGCC
This genomic interval carries:
- a CDS encoding sulfite oxidase-like oxidoreductase, producing the protein MQEPNEKLIAKKEEWAKVKRGLVEDGVVQDHRARGNRLPPGQHLSKGWPVLDLGIHPDLPLDKWTLTVSGLIEHPFTWTWEQFLAQPQVELITDFHCVTTWSTFDNIWQGVLFRHIMQVATLKPEAKFVYFTGYDNYSTNLPLDACDDDDVLLIHSWNGNSLPKEHGGPVRMHIPKRYAWKGSKWVKEIIFLENDKPGYWEVRGYSNTAFPWDEDRYA
- a CDS encoding response regulator transcription factor — its product is MERIKVLISDDHRVVREGLSAILKTKENIEVVGEAQDGQEAVEKARSLVPDVILMDVSMPRMGGVEATRIIKREFPHIGIIALTMYEEQQYIFDLVRAGATGYLLKDTDSAQIVAAIRAVYRGESLIHPSVASKILAEFSLLAQRKGKKPGWVEHDLTEREITVLRLVADGKTNKEIANNLDLSEKTVKNHVRNIFHKLQVYDRTQAAILAIRKGLIELEPRP